From the Acaryochloris thomasi RCC1774 genome, one window contains:
- a CDS encoding HNH endonuclease signature motif containing protein — translation MPVDIRHLVNKLEQSRLLSHLKSHRTDAKRISKYYAPRHAFNRWRDSTEGQLWKETQFQKTKGLCSGCKKTYRSVSNFDIDHIKPLIKFPELAIDIDNFQLLCPTCNSKKGDSTLSNEETILYYRQNPLNLKQIAARLGVGIQCIQGKLNASEISFVDWSMQKDPIGISWNSVFEDENIHFFPVACSIADGRQ, via the coding sequence GTGCCCGTTGATATTCGACACTTGGTTAATAAGCTTGAGCAAAGTCGGCTTCTCTCGCATTTAAAATCCCATCGTACTGATGCTAAACGCATCAGCAAATACTATGCTCCTCGTCACGCGTTTAACCGCTGGCGTGACTCAACTGAAGGCCAGTTGTGGAAGGAGACACAGTTTCAAAAAACGAAAGGATTATGCTCTGGCTGTAAAAAGACTTATCGAAGCGTCAGCAACTTTGATATTGATCACATAAAGCCTTTGATTAAGTTTCCTGAGCTAGCGATAGACATTGATAATTTTCAACTGCTCTGCCCGACCTGTAACTCCAAGAAAGGTGACAGTACCTTATCAAATGAAGAAACGATTCTCTATTATCGACAAAACCCCTTGAATCTGAAGCAGATAGCAGCAAGGCTAGGAGTTGGCATCCAATGCATTCAAGGCAAGTTGAATGCATCAGAGATCTCCTTCGTTGATTGGAGTATGCAGAAAGACCCCATCGGAATTTCTTGGAATTCTGTATTTGAGGACGAAAACATTCATTTCTTTCCTGTTGCATGTTCCATCGCCGATGGCAGGCAGTAG
- a CDS encoding adenylate/guanylate cyclase domain-containing protein, whose protein sequence is MKLSLGLLNSRLSRRIVSSIFFCIVATEGFLFVPAYVYREKELLQQLETLSSEVLTTVKVDVMTDVASTDLLDRAQERLKPDSVIVGGALFSPEGKPLDTFGDAPQIAAAELLGDQVIRLRARNRYDISWPQRMFQDQYVLVIRHDASHLRQAMLLFAVRTLGVVLLLSVCVTLLMIWILERLLILPIVELRDDVVLAGEKVGADQVPPFANKSLDRSDELGDVAVAFHQMFHRVRMEICDRKQAESNLRSEKEKSERLLLNILPATIADKLKEDPGAIASRCQEATILFADIVDFTSLSTQVTPAQLVKQLNAIFSTFDFLAEQYGLEKIKTIGDAYMVAGGVTMNRVDHAESVLEMALEMQRAIAQFRRPDGQPFQLRIGVNTGPVVAGVIGLHKFSYDLWGDAVNIASRMESHGVINQVHVTESTYSRVKNQYGFKSRGPVKLKGWGMMNAYLLIGRKSQRSVASSQEEQPHYDVAQVHALTTNLLAEVTQVKAHRLPSNKP, encoded by the coding sequence ATGAAGTTGTCGCTTGGCTTGCTGAACTCGCGTCTGTCTCGTCGCATTGTCTCTTCAATCTTTTTCTGTATTGTGGCGACGGAAGGGTTTCTCTTTGTTCCTGCCTACGTTTATCGAGAAAAAGAACTACTGCAGCAGCTAGAGACTCTTTCTTCTGAGGTCTTAACAACGGTCAAGGTTGATGTGATGACCGATGTGGCCTCTACAGATCTTTTAGATCGGGCACAGGAACGCCTGAAGCCTGATTCGGTAATTGTAGGTGGTGCGCTGTTTAGCCCGGAAGGTAAGCCGCTTGATACCTTTGGTGATGCGCCTCAGATTGCGGCAGCCGAGCTGTTGGGTGATCAGGTGATTCGTCTGCGGGCAAGGAATCGCTACGATATTAGCTGGCCGCAGCGCATGTTCCAGGATCAGTACGTCTTGGTGATTCGGCATGATGCGTCCCATCTGCGGCAGGCGATGCTGCTGTTTGCGGTCCGTACCCTGGGGGTCGTGCTGCTGCTGTCTGTCTGTGTGACGCTCTTGATGATCTGGATTTTAGAACGGCTGCTCATTCTGCCGATTGTAGAACTGCGGGATGATGTTGTACTGGCGGGGGAGAAGGTGGGTGCAGATCAAGTGCCTCCGTTTGCAAACAAGTCCCTGGATCGGTCGGATGAATTGGGGGATGTGGCCGTTGCGTTCCATCAGATGTTTCATCGGGTGCGGATGGAGATTTGCGATCGCAAACAGGCTGAATCCAATCTCCGCAGTGAAAAAGAAAAGTCAGAGCGCCTGCTGCTCAATATTCTGCCCGCTACTATTGCGGATAAGTTAAAGGAAGATCCAGGTGCGATCGCATCTCGCTGCCAAGAGGCCACGATTCTCTTTGCCGATATTGTAGATTTCACCAGTCTTTCAACTCAAGTCACGCCAGCACAGCTTGTCAAACAGCTCAACGCCATTTTCTCTACCTTTGATTTTCTAGCAGAGCAGTACGGCTTAGAGAAGATCAAAACGATTGGCGATGCCTACATGGTGGCCGGAGGCGTCACGATGAATCGCGTTGATCATGCAGAAAGCGTGCTCGAAATGGCCTTAGAAATGCAGCGCGCCATTGCTCAATTTCGCCGTCCTGATGGTCAACCCTTCCAGCTCAGAATTGGCGTCAATACGGGGCCTGTAGTAGCGGGTGTGATTGGGCTGCATAAATTTAGTTATGACCTCTGGGGAGATGCCGTCAATATTGCTAGTCGTATGGAATCCCACGGGGTGATTAACCAGGTTCACGTCACTGAATCAACCTACTCGCGCGTTAAAAACCAGTATGGATTTAAGAGCCGAGGCCCCGTTAAGCTCAAGGGATGGGGAATGATGAACGCCTACCTGCTGATTGGTCGCAAATCTCAGCGTTCGGTCGCCTCGTCACAGGAAGAACAGCCGCATTATGATGTCGCACAAGTTCATGCTTTGACCACCAACCTCTTGGCGGAAGTCACTCAGGTCAAAGCTCATAGACTGCCCTCTAACAAGCCATGA